A single region of the Erythrobacter sp. genome encodes:
- a CDS encoding EAL domain-containing protein, whose product MSEQSSSQSQPAIPGLTAAAVLGLSDRGGAEWARLRGLQYSALSGLTFLRSYSHALFALFVAVLYRDSVPFVWIALWMAALAFVHVRGAAFDRSLGDVEHRRITTSEFNRQTLTPAISGLLWAGAVVGFGQFGSPGAFGAMLYILAILITGGVFFNTAAPLGVVVFAVIVGTGTALALAIAGEWLTMVVSVVFTIVTVIGSIETGRQYLIARLAEAAVAEKEEVVSLLLREFEENEADWLWEVDTARKLRSVSPRFAFALGTTQAAVTGKPLLELVTGGRWGEGRFPESLHELADKLKNRESFSNLLVEVTIQGEKRWWELSGTPMRDERGRFDGFRGVGSDVTEQRQSSEKIAYLARYDTLTQLPNRLQLTEALGEALRYAEQWRSRCALLMVDLDRFKAVNDSLGHMTGDKLLAQVSARLKGLMNEELMCGRLGGDEFAIVIRDASDRELVGTVARRVIETLSEPYQVEQHTLYVGASVGSAIGPRDGKTVEELMRNADLALYQAKDIGGGEHCRFEPVLHASAEERRQLEVAMRKALGLDEFVLHYQPVVDARSEHVVSFEALVRWNSSEHGFVSPGKFIPLAEDTRLIVPIGKWVLRQACMEAREWPEDVKVNVNVSPEQLLEPDFHQDVVDALAASGLRPERLEVEVTESIFLRDASVARNALEQVMALGCSVALDDFGTGYSSLGYLRKLRFSTIKVDRSFVQGAAQGNNESLAIINAVVAMAKSLDMTTTAEGVENAEEAALIRNLGCDKIQGFYFGRPMSNEEARRLFRSQRRIRA is encoded by the coding sequence GTGAGCGAGCAGTCATCATCCCAATCCCAGCCGGCGATACCCGGACTGACGGCTGCGGCCGTGCTCGGCCTTTCCGACCGCGGCGGGGCCGAATGGGCGCGGCTGAGAGGGCTCCAGTATTCCGCGCTCTCCGGGCTGACTTTCCTGCGCTCCTATTCGCACGCCCTTTTCGCGCTCTTCGTCGCGGTGCTTTATCGCGACAGCGTGCCTTTCGTGTGGATCGCGCTGTGGATGGCGGCGCTGGCCTTCGTCCATGTCCGGGGGGCGGCGTTCGACCGCTCGCTCGGCGATGTCGAGCACCGCCGGATAACGACCAGCGAATTCAATCGCCAGACGCTCACCCCGGCGATTTCCGGGCTGCTGTGGGCCGGCGCCGTGGTCGGCTTCGGCCAGTTCGGATCGCCCGGCGCGTTCGGAGCGATGCTCTATATCCTCGCGATTCTCATCACCGGCGGCGTGTTCTTCAACACCGCCGCCCCGCTGGGCGTGGTGGTCTTTGCGGTCATCGTCGGCACGGGCACGGCGCTGGCGCTCGCCATCGCGGGCGAATGGCTCACCATGGTCGTCTCGGTCGTCTTCACCATCGTCACGGTCATCGGTTCGATCGAGACCGGTCGGCAATACCTCATCGCTCGCCTCGCCGAAGCGGCGGTCGCGGAAAAGGAGGAGGTCGTCTCGCTGCTGCTGCGCGAATTCGAGGAGAACGAGGCCGACTGGCTGTGGGAGGTGGACACCGCGAGGAAGTTGCGCTCGGTCAGCCCGCGCTTCGCCTTCGCGCTGGGCACGACGCAGGCTGCGGTGACGGGCAAGCCGCTGCTCGAACTGGTCACGGGCGGGCGCTGGGGCGAGGGGCGCTTTCCCGAAAGCCTCCACGAACTCGCCGACAAGCTAAAGAACCGCGAGAGCTTCTCCAACCTGCTGGTCGAGGTCACGATCCAGGGCGAGAAGCGCTGGTGGGAATTGTCGGGCACGCCGATGCGCGACGAGCGCGGGCGGTTCGACGGCTTCCGCGGGGTCGGCTCGGACGTCACCGAGCAGCGCCAGTCGTCGGAAAAGATCGCCTATCTCGCGCGCTACGACACGCTCACCCAATTGCCCAACCGCCTCCAGCTCACCGAGGCGCTGGGCGAGGCGCTGCGCTATGCCGAGCAATGGCGCTCGCGCTGCGCGCTGCTGATGGTCGATCTCGACCGCTTCAAGGCGGTCAACGATTCGCTCGGCCACATGACGGGCGACAAGCTGCTCGCGCAGGTCTCCGCGCGGCTCAAGGGGCTCATGAACGAGGAGCTCATGTGCGGCCGTCTCGGCGGGGACGAATTCGCCATCGTCATCCGCGATGCGAGCGACCGCGAACTCGTCGGCACGGTCGCGCGGCGGGTGATCGAGACCTTGTCCGAGCCCTACCAGGTCGAACAGCACACGCTTTACGTCGGGGCGAGCGTCGGCTCCGCGATCGGCCCGCGCGACGGCAAGACGGTCGAGGAGCTGATGCGCAACGCCGACCTCGCGCTCTACCAGGCGAAGGACATCGGCGGGGGCGAGCATTGCCGTTTCGAACCGGTCCTGCACGCATCGGCCGAAGAGCGTCGCCAGCTCGAGGTGGCGATGCGCAAGGCGCTGGGGCTCGACGAATTCGTGCTCCACTACCAGCCGGTGGTCGATGCGCGCAGCGAACACGTGGTCAGCTTCGAGGCGCTGGTGCGCTGGAATTCGTCCGAGCACGGCTTCGTCAGCCCGGGCAAGTTCATCCCGCTCGCGGAGGACACGCGCCTGATCGTCCCGATCGGCAAGTGGGTGCTGCGCCAGGCGTGCATGGAAGCGCGCGAATGGCCCGAGGACGTCAAGGTCAACGTCAACGTCTCGCCCGAGCAATTGCTAGAACCCGATTTCCACCAGGATGTCGTGGACGCGCTCGCCGCCTCGGGCCTGCGCCCCGAAAGGCTCGAGGTCGAAGTCACCGAAAGCATTTTCCTGCGCGATGCGAGCGTCGCGAGGAACGCGCTCGAACAGGTCATGGCGCTGGGCTGTTCGGTCGCATTGGACGATTTCGGGACCGGCTATTCCTCGCTCGGCTATTTGCGGAAGCTGCGGTTCTCGACGATCAAGGTCGACCGCAGCTTCGTCCAGGGCGCGGCGCAGGGGAATAATGAAAGCCTCGCGATCATCAACGCCGTGGTGGCGATGGCGAAGAGCCTCGACATGACGACCACCGCCGAAGGGGTCGAGAATGCCGAGGAAGCCGCGCTCATCCGCAACCTGGGCTGCGACAAGATCCAGGGCTTCTATTTCGGCCGCCCGATGTCGAACGAGGAAGCGCGCCGCCTGTTCAGGAGCCAGCGCCGCATCCGCGCCTGA
- a CDS encoding PAS domain-containing protein: MSFVTAEIDSGLATLSREAADAADFGIVKVDDEGKIELYNKYEAELAGVTPAAAEGRNFFTEIAPCTNNKLFHGRFKSGVEADELDTEFNYTFTYKLRPTNVAIRLKRDKESKSNWVFVKKK, encoded by the coding sequence ATGTCTTTCGTTACCGCCGAAATCGATTCCGGCCTTGCCACCCTCTCGCGCGAAGCGGCCGATGCCGCCGACTTCGGCATCGTCAAGGTCGACGACGAGGGCAAGATCGAACTCTACAACAAGTACGAGGCCGAACTCGCCGGCGTCACCCCCGCGGCGGCCGAGGGCCGCAACTTCTTCACCGAGATCGCGCCCTGCACCAACAACAAGCTGTTCCACGGCCGTTTCAAGTCGGGTGTCGAAGCCGACGAGCTCGACACCGAATTCAACTACACCTTCACCTACAAGCTGCGCCCGACCAACGTCGCGATCCGCCTGAAGCGCGACAAGGAAAGCAAGTCGAACTGGGTCTTCGTCAAGAAGAAGTGA
- a CDS encoding TonB-dependent receptor encodes MSQPVPFRRALWASTSLISAAAFGLAAPAAAQDNETAEAAQGELPTIIVTANRREESLQDVAVSADILDEGRIDLIFSGSADTTALAGAAPGLNVESSNGRVAPRFYIRGLGNTDFDLAASQPVSVILDEIVLENVTLKSFPLFDVERVEVLRGPQGTLFGRNTPAGIVKIETVKPGFESDVQASVSFASLDTLSLNGAVGGAIVEDTLAFRVSAQLQRRGDWIDNGFTGEENALGGFTDFAVRGQLLWTPDERSEILAQVNFRDLKGSSTFFRANVLSPGSNELNQNYDRDTVFYDAGGGNPAEYNQFGATLNGSYEFDFATLTSITSYWTSEGFSRGDIDGGNLVTGPGFIPFPSDTQDSIDLEQFTHEVRLASNGDGPLSWQVGAFLFDSDFDVTTVGFTFPPPVTVNHTNTAWAVFGQASYELTEALRVTAGLRYTDDEKDFFVRSGAPLQPVNVQDDNIDWDISLFADVTDTTSVYARVANAFRAPTIQGRDVAFFAAPSVAQSENITSYEAGFKSEFADRKVRINGAAFYYTVEDPQFTAVGGAGNLVQLINANEGEAWGFEFDTAFQPTPNLTLTLGVAYNDTQINDPNLAVGVCAQCTVLDPTVNLGGATRALVDGNPFPNAPEWSGDFTARYGVPVGDSGEFFVFTDWIYLGETNFFLYESAEFNADSRIEGGLRVGYAGNDGQWELALFARNITNEDNILGAVDFNNLTAFVNDPRIIGVSFGVDY; translated from the coding sequence ATGTCACAGCCTGTTCCGTTCCGCCGCGCCCTGTGGGCCTCGACAAGCCTGATTTCCGCCGCCGCGTTCGGCCTTGCCGCCCCGGCCGCGGCGCAGGACAATGAAACGGCCGAAGCCGCACAAGGCGAGCTTCCGACCATCATCGTCACCGCCAACCGCCGCGAGGAAAGCCTGCAGGACGTCGCCGTTTCCGCCGACATCCTCGACGAAGGCCGCATCGACCTCATCTTCTCCGGCTCCGCCGACACGACCGCGCTCGCCGGCGCCGCGCCCGGCCTCAACGTCGAAAGCTCGAACGGGCGCGTCGCCCCGCGCTTCTACATCCGCGGGCTCGGCAACACCGATTTCGACCTCGCCGCCTCGCAGCCGGTTTCGGTCATCCTCGACGAGATCGTGCTCGAGAACGTGACGCTGAAAAGCTTCCCGCTGTTCGATGTCGAGCGCGTCGAAGTGCTGCGCGGGCCGCAGGGCACGCTGTTCGGCCGCAACACCCCGGCGGGCATCGTCAAGATCGAGACGGTCAAGCCCGGCTTCGAAAGCGACGTGCAGGCGAGCGTTTCCTTCGCCTCGCTCGACACGCTGTCGCTGAACGGAGCGGTCGGCGGGGCGATCGTCGAGGACACGCTGGCCTTCCGCGTGTCGGCCCAGCTCCAGCGCCGCGGCGACTGGATCGACAACGGCTTCACCGGCGAGGAGAACGCGCTCGGCGGGTTCACCGATTTCGCGGTGCGCGGCCAGCTGCTGTGGACTCCGGACGAGCGCAGCGAAATCCTCGCACAGGTCAATTTCCGCGACCTCAAGGGCTCCTCGACCTTCTTCCGCGCGAACGTCCTGTCGCCCGGCAGCAACGAGCTCAACCAGAACTACGACCGCGACACCGTGTTCTACGATGCGGGCGGCGGCAACCCGGCCGAATACAACCAGTTCGGCGCGACGCTGAACGGTTCCTACGAATTCGATTTCGCCACCCTGACCTCGATCACCAGCTACTGGACGTCCGAAGGCTTCAGCCGCGGCGACATCGACGGGGGCAACCTCGTGACGGGCCCGGGCTTCATTCCCTTCCCCTCGGACACGCAGGATTCGATCGACCTCGAACAATTCACCCACGAAGTGCGCCTCGCCTCGAACGGCGACGGGCCGCTGTCATGGCAGGTCGGTGCGTTCCTCTTCGACAGCGATTTCGACGTGACGACCGTGGGCTTCACCTTCCCGCCGCCCGTCACCGTCAACCACACCAACACCGCCTGGGCTGTGTTCGGGCAGGCGAGCTACGAGCTGACGGAGGCGCTGCGCGTGACCGCGGGCCTGCGCTACACCGACGATGAAAAGGACTTCTTCGTGCGCTCGGGCGCGCCGCTCCAGCCGGTCAACGTGCAGGACGACAATATCGACTGGGACATCAGCCTGTTCGCCGACGTGACCGACACGACCAGCGTCTATGCCCGCGTCGCCAATGCCTTCCGCGCGCCGACCATCCAGGGCCGAGACGTCGCCTTCTTCGCCGCGCCCTCGGTCGCGCAGTCGGAGAATATCACCAGCTACGAAGCGGGCTTCAAGTCCGAGTTCGCCGACCGCAAGGTGCGCATCAACGGCGCGGCGTTCTATTACACGGTCGAGGACCCGCAGTTCACCGCGGTCGGCGGGGCGGGCAATCTCGTCCAACTGATCAACGCGAACGAAGGCGAGGCGTGGGGCTTCGAATTCGACACCGCGTTCCAGCCGACGCCGAACCTCACCCTGACGCTCGGCGTCGCCTACAACGACACGCAGATCAACGATCCCAATCTCGCGGTCGGTGTGTGCGCGCAGTGCACCGTGCTCGACCCGACGGTGAATCTCGGCGGCGCGACCCGCGCGCTGGTGGACGGCAACCCCTTCCCCAACGCGCCCGAATGGAGCGGCGACTTCACCGCGCGTTATGGCGTGCCGGTGGGCGATTCGGGCGAGTTCTTCGTCTTCACCGACTGGATCTACCTCGGCGAGACGAATTTCTTCCTCTACGAAAGCGCCGAGTTCAACGCCGACAGCCGGATCGAGGGCGGTCTGCGCGTCGGCTATGCCGGCAATGACGGCCAGTGGGAGCTTGCCCTCTTCGCGCGCAACATCACCAACGAGGACAACATCCTCGGCGCGGTCGACTTCAACAACCTCACCGCCTTCGTGAACGACCCGCGCATTATTGGCGTTTCCTTCGGAGTCGATTACTAA
- the purS gene encoding phosphoribosylformylglycinamidine synthase subunit PurS, whose amino-acid sequence MKVRILVRLKPGVLDPQGRAVHHALDGLGFTGVEDVRVGRMIELEVAEGTSDETLAKMCEQLLANMVIEDYAIEHIGERG is encoded by the coding sequence ATGAAAGTCCGCATCCTCGTCCGTCTCAAGCCCGGCGTGCTCGATCCGCAGGGTCGCGCGGTGCATCATGCATTGGACGGGCTCGGCTTCACCGGAGTCGAGGACGTGCGCGTGGGCCGGATGATCGAACTGGAGGTCGCGGAAGGGACCAGCGACGAGACGCTGGCGAAGATGTGCGAACAACTGCTCGCCAACATGGTGATCGAGGATTACGCGATCGAGCATATCGGGGAGCGCGGCTGA
- a CDS encoding chemotaxis protein CheW, producing the protein MDNPTSKVEALRRALLDPAEVEATMAVVALTPDVTPEMLAEIEADYRARCTDICTAMEDLTFEGDESEAEKHIPLTWLALRYEWSRCNDQMQYQTIIKGQADTRTMAHGSMLSKIAEKLEGLQTRQELFWTLKLAADPFGTVGRIPTMARRLMSVTASAGRAVGEVLQEFNAARDLVGSVIEDRDVLDKIDKSLSRSIECVDRNVGIELDDLHAALEAELVERLADAGVTALIELRNPDGSQLIPPDVSDLFFALARLWFEHLFTHSIEPTPEDREKSGKNAHVTLGWRIERDERKLSFILEDDGLGAAGFAVPRDALAPGLQVRQSHDPGLGSKLVVESNFMLSGNAEYLSFSVHNGRDCSTLAVPAQYVSFIELVDAARLASAANLLSTSSGDYYPVLDTSLAVFGARADYERNLVVFADLGDAGRVALRANEIHGITRGRVRPLPFDAGGHRVAGVLNTSGDLVMVLDIEEMLSS; encoded by the coding sequence ATGGACAACCCGACCTCGAAAGTTGAGGCGCTGCGCCGCGCGCTGCTCGACCCGGCCGAGGTCGAGGCGACGATGGCGGTCGTCGCGCTCACGCCCGATGTCACGCCCGAAATGCTCGCCGAGATCGAGGCCGACTATCGCGCCCGCTGCACCGACATCTGCACCGCGATGGAGGATCTCACCTTCGAAGGCGACGAGAGCGAGGCGGAAAAGCACATCCCGCTGACTTGGCTCGCGCTGCGCTACGAATGGTCGCGCTGCAACGACCAGATGCAATACCAGACCATCATCAAGGGCCAGGCCGACACAAGGACCATGGCCCACGGGTCGATGCTGTCGAAAATCGCGGAAAAGCTCGAGGGGCTGCAGACCCGGCAGGAATTGTTCTGGACCCTGAAGCTCGCCGCCGACCCGTTCGGCACGGTCGGGCGGATTCCCACCATGGCGCGGCGACTGATGAGCGTCACAGCCTCGGCCGGCCGCGCGGTCGGCGAGGTGCTGCAGGAATTCAACGCCGCGCGCGATCTTGTCGGCAGCGTGATCGAGGATCGCGACGTCCTCGACAAGATCGACAAGTCGCTCTCGCGCTCGATCGAATGCGTCGATCGCAATGTCGGGATCGAATTGGACGACCTGCACGCCGCGCTCGAGGCGGAACTCGTCGAACGGCTCGCCGATGCCGGTGTGACCGCGCTCATCGAACTGAGGAATCCCGACGGCTCGCAGCTCATCCCGCCCGATGTTTCGGACCTCTTCTTCGCTCTCGCTCGGCTCTGGTTCGAGCACCTCTTCACCCATTCGATCGAACCCACCCCCGAAGATCGCGAGAAAAGCGGCAAGAACGCCCATGTCACGCTGGGGTGGCGGATCGAGCGCGACGAGCGCAAGCTGAGCTTCATCCTCGAGGACGACGGCCTCGGCGCGGCCGGCTTCGCGGTCCCGCGCGACGCGCTCGCGCCCGGGCTGCAGGTGCGCCAGTCGCACGATCCGGGGTTGGGCAGCAAACTGGTCGTCGAATCCAATTTCATGCTGAGCGGCAATGCCGAATACCTGAGCTTCTCGGTCCATAACGGACGCGATTGCTCTACCCTCGCGGTCCCGGCGCAATATGTCAGCTTCATCGAACTGGTCGACGCCGCGCGCCTCGCCTCGGCGGCCAACCTGCTCTCGACGTCGAGCGGGGATTACTACCCCGTGCTCGACACCTCGCTCGCCGTGTTCGGCGCGCGCGCCGATTACGAGCGCAATCTCGTCGTCTTCGCCGATCTGGGCGATGCCGGGCGGGTGGCGCTCAGGGCGAACGAAATCCACGGCATCACCCGCGGGCGGGTGCGGCCCTTGCCCTTCGATGCGGGCGGCCACCGGGTCGCCGGCGTGCTCAACACTTCCGGGGATCTCGTGATGGTCCTCGACATCGAGGAAATGCTTTCATCGTGA
- a CDS encoding aromatic amino acid lyase, producing the protein MAAPVFAPSAPPQSERESCRDAPERAGIPALDELDALGDAALAFEPSRAEYEPARRAYEALMQFLAANPEKRIYGIHTYYGADIEDPRDPIDWRRQQAELLRYLHVGVGAPLPARVVRRALRIQALKSLQGRSAIHPDTIAGLVRLANGDALPQVPRFGSLGASGDLVPMAHAIAPVIEAGGVLGPRDVLGLVNTNAMMSALAVELFGKVRELFAQACRTTALASIALGLDEEFCAGGTLAINPAHRRNAEAGAMIAFARRHFLARHGGGEIEREPECPPQPRYSIRCAPQVLGNALAQLEFAAERITAEALSVADNPIITAEDGAIEVAHGGLFYTAGLATAADQMIDVACKCAEMLNRQTFLLVDPRESGGLPRNLECAPGDHVKGVHQLVNALEQSLRAGGVPARNMTSPAEGYNQDIVPGSMAALLDCGERIGIAHDLSRGAAFIAERAALLRRERPVPERLTLAAWPDFALPTAA; encoded by the coding sequence ATGGCCGCTCCCGTCTTCGCCCCGTCCGCGCCGCCGCAATCCGAGCGGGAAAGCTGCCGCGACGCGCCCGAGCGCGCCGGAATTCCCGCGCTCGACGAACTCGATGCCCTGGGCGATGCCGCGCTCGCGTTCGAGCCGTCGCGGGCCGAATACGAGCCCGCCCGGCGCGCTTACGAGGCGCTGATGCAATTCCTCGCGGCCAACCCCGAAAAGCGCATCTACGGCATCCACACCTATTACGGCGCCGATATCGAGGATCCGCGCGATCCGATCGACTGGCGGCGGCAGCAGGCCGAATTGCTGCGCTATCTCCATGTCGGTGTCGGTGCCCCGCTGCCGGCCCGCGTGGTGCGACGGGCGCTCAGGATCCAGGCGCTCAAGTCACTGCAAGGGCGCTCGGCAATCCATCCCGACACGATTGCCGGGCTCGTCCGCCTTGCGAACGGCGATGCGCTGCCACAGGTGCCACGCTTCGGCAGCCTCGGGGCGAGCGGCGATCTCGTGCCGATGGCCCATGCGATCGCTCCGGTGATCGAGGCAGGCGGGGTGCTTGGCCCGCGCGACGTACTCGGCCTCGTCAACACCAATGCCATGATGAGCGCGCTGGCGGTCGAGCTGTTCGGCAAGGTGCGCGAGCTTTTCGCACAGGCGTGCCGGACGACGGCGCTCGCGAGCATCGCGCTCGGCCTCGACGAGGAATTCTGCGCCGGGGGAACGCTTGCGATCAATCCCGCCCATCGCCGCAACGCCGAGGCAGGCGCGATGATCGCGTTCGCGCGGCGGCATTTCCTTGCGCGGCACGGCGGGGGCGAGATCGAGCGCGAGCCGGAATGTCCGCCCCAGCCACGCTATTCGATCCGCTGTGCGCCGCAGGTGCTCGGCAATGCGCTCGCCCAGCTTGAATTCGCCGCCGAGCGGATCACGGCGGAAGCGCTGTCGGTAGCCGACAACCCGATCATCACCGCCGAGGACGGGGCAATCGAGGTCGCGCATGGCGGCCTGTTCTACACCGCCGGCCTTGCGACCGCGGCCGACCAGATGATCGATGTCGCCTGCAAGTGCGCCGAGATGCTCAATCGCCAGACCTTTCTGCTGGTCGACCCGCGCGAGAGCGGGGGGCTGCCGCGCAATCTCGAATGCGCGCCGGGCGACCACGTCAAGGGCGTGCACCAGCTCGTCAACGCGCTCGAACAATCGCTGCGGGCGGGCGGCGTTCCGGCGCGCAACATGACCTCGCCCGCCGAAGGCTACAACCAGGACATCGTGCCCGGCAGCATGGCGGCGCTGCTCGATTGCGGCGAACGGATCGGGATCGCGCACGACCTGTCCCGCGGGGCCGCCTTCATCGCCGAGCGCGCCGCCCTGCTGCGCCGGGAAC
- the purQ gene encoding phosphoribosylformylglycinamidine synthase subunit PurQ: MGFRAGVVTFPGSNCDRDMAVALEKVSGEKAIRIWHGDASLPENLDLIALPGGFSYGDYLRSGAMAAKSPILRAVVEAAGRGVPVLGVCNGFQVLTEAGLLPGALMRNANQTFICRTVPLTVENASSPFTRGYDKGETIRIPVAHHDGNYFADEDTLDRLEGEGRVAFRYGETCNGSRRDIAGVLSENGRVLGMMPHPERAIEPASHPSLGGDDGRRLFEGLIGALATA; this comes from the coding sequence ATGGGCTTTCGCGCAGGGGTCGTCACCTTTCCCGGCTCGAACTGCGACCGGGACATGGCCGTGGCGCTCGAAAAGGTGTCGGGCGAAAAGGCGATCCGCATCTGGCACGGCGATGCAAGCCTGCCCGAAAATCTCGACCTGATCGCGCTGCCGGGCGGCTTTTCCTATGGCGACTACCTGCGTTCGGGCGCGATGGCCGCGAAAAGCCCGATCCTGCGCGCCGTTGTCGAAGCCGCCGGGCGCGGCGTTCCGGTGCTGGGCGTGTGCAACGGCTTTCAAGTGCTGACCGAGGCGGGCCTGCTGCCCGGCGCGCTGATGCGCAATGCCAACCAGACCTTCATCTGCCGCACCGTGCCGCTGACGGTCGAGAACGCCTCCAGCCCCTTCACCCGCGGCTATGACAAGGGCGAGACGATCCGCATCCCCGTCGCGCATCACGACGGCAATTATTTCGCGGACGAAGACACGCTCGACCGGCTCGAAGGCGAAGGCCGCGTCGCGTTCCGCTACGGCGAGACCTGCAACGGCTCGCGCCGCGACATCGCCGGGGTGCTGAGCGAGAACGGGCGGGTGCTCGGCATGATGCCGCATCCCGAACGCGCGATCGAGCCTGCGAGCCATCCCTCGCTCGGCGGGGACGACGGACGGCGGCTGTTCGAAGGGCTGATCGGCGCGCTCGCTACTGCCTGA